The Streptomyces sp. NBC_01268 genome window below encodes:
- a CDS encoding ABC transporter permease yields the protein MFFTYLRRELRRRRKAALVVASGLALGIALVIVVNAVSAGMQRAQGKVLESLYGLGTDLTVTKAQEQPKAGEQPQRPRFEFQGRGEGEGEEQSSDRLMVQGFQTLPDSTVGTVARQQGVAQAVGGLSLVNLKINGQFKRGEIQRGESGGSVRQGGPGGGSGPGDTVTGGGAAFDVDSFTLYGTDVTAPGLGPLTTSTLTGGRTFKTTETDAEVAVVDSAYARQEGLTVGKTLTVKSVAFTVVGIATADSGQAAAQVYLPLRQAQTLADAKGKITTVYVKAVDSTRIDAVKAGIRKNVPGTTVTTSADLAQTVSGSLDTASGLAATVGTWLSYAVLLAAVLVAGLLTSSAVSRRVREFGTLKALGWKSGRVTRQVVGEALVNGLIGGALGIAVGLGGAWLVTAVSPTLTADLGAGTGGPGGTRGAMGGGRIFGGGAAGAGRTLDIALTAPVSLTTVGLAVVLALGGGLVAGAFGAWRASRLRPADALRRVE from the coding sequence ATGTTCTTCACCTACCTCCGGCGCGAACTGCGCCGCCGCAGAAAGGCGGCGCTCGTCGTCGCCTCCGGGCTCGCGCTCGGCATCGCGCTGGTCATCGTCGTCAACGCCGTCTCCGCCGGGATGCAGCGGGCCCAGGGCAAGGTCCTCGAATCCCTCTACGGGCTCGGCACGGACCTCACGGTCACCAAGGCGCAGGAGCAGCCCAAGGCCGGGGAGCAGCCGCAGCGGCCGCGCTTCGAGTTCCAGGGCAGAGGAGAGGGCGAGGGCGAGGAGCAGAGCAGCGACCGGCTGATGGTGCAGGGCTTCCAGACCCTGCCCGACTCCACCGTCGGCACCGTTGCCAGGCAGCAGGGCGTCGCCCAGGCCGTCGGCGGGCTCAGCCTCGTCAACCTCAAGATCAACGGTCAGTTCAAGCGCGGCGAGATCCAGCGCGGCGAGAGCGGCGGGAGCGTCCGGCAGGGCGGTCCCGGCGGCGGCTCGGGCCCCGGCGACACCGTCACCGGCGGCGGCGCGGCCTTCGACGTCGACTCCTTCACCCTCTACGGCACCGACGTCACCGCCCCCGGCCTCGGCCCCCTCACCACCTCCACCCTCACCGGCGGCCGCACCTTCAAGACCACCGAGACCGACGCCGAGGTCGCCGTCGTCGACAGCGCCTACGCCCGGCAGGAGGGCCTCACCGTCGGCAAGACGCTCACGGTCAAGAGCGTGGCCTTCACGGTCGTCGGGATCGCCACCGCCGACAGTGGCCAGGCCGCGGCCCAGGTCTACCTCCCGCTGCGGCAGGCCCAGACGCTCGCCGACGCCAAGGGCAAGATCACCACGGTCTACGTGAAGGCCGTCGACTCCACCCGGATCGACGCCGTCAAGGCCGGCATCCGGAAGAACGTCCCCGGCACCACCGTCACCACCTCCGCCGACCTCGCCCAGACGGTCTCCGGCTCCCTCGACACGGCCTCGGGCCTCGCCGCCACCGTCGGCACCTGGCTCTCCTACGCCGTGCTGCTCGCCGCCGTCCTCGTCGCCGGACTGCTCACCTCCTCCGCCGTCAGCCGCCGGGTCCGCGAGTTCGGCACCCTGAAGGCCCTCGGCTGGAAGAGCGGCCGGGTCACCCGCCAGGTCGTCGGCGAAGCCCTGGTCAACGGGCTCATCGGCGGCGCCCTCGGCATCGCGGTCGGCCTCGGCGGGGCCTGGCTCGTCACCGCCGTCAGCCCCACCCTCACCGCCGACCTCGGCGCGGGCACCGGCGGACCCGGCGGGACGCGCGGCGCCATGGGCGGCGGCCGGATCTTCGGCGGCGGCGCGGCGGGAGCCGGCCGGACCCTCGACATCGCGCTCACCGCCCCGGTCAGCCTCACCACCGTCGGCCTCGCCGTCGTCCTCGCCCTCGGCGGCGGCCTCGTGGCGGGCGCGTTCGGCGCCTGGCGCGCCTCCCGGCTGCGCCCCGCCGACGCACTGCGCCGCGTCGAGTAG
- a CDS encoding ABC transporter ATP-binding protein — protein MYELTGVTKQYRRGQERVDALAGVDLTIREGDRLVIQGPTGGGKSTLLQMLGGLDRPTSGSVLLDGTDLATLPESRLTTVRSENIGFVFQSFNLIPTLTAQENVETALVPLGVKTAERRRLAAEALDSVGLGERLAHLPSELSGGQQQRVAIARALVKRPKVLLADEPTGNLDESMRDEIVDLLEGLWKEHGLTFVMVTHDSAVARRAPRLATLRKGRITLKENASADRS, from the coding sequence ATGTACGAACTCACCGGCGTCACCAAGCAGTACCGGCGCGGCCAGGAGCGGGTCGACGCCCTCGCCGGGGTCGACCTGACCATCAGGGAGGGCGACCGGCTGGTCATCCAGGGCCCCACCGGCGGCGGCAAGTCCACGCTGCTGCAGATGCTCGGCGGCCTCGACCGGCCGACCTCGGGCAGCGTCCTGCTCGACGGCACCGACCTGGCCACGCTCCCCGAGAGCCGGCTCACCACCGTCCGCAGCGAGAACATCGGCTTCGTCTTCCAGAGCTTCAACCTCATCCCCACGCTCACCGCCCAGGAGAACGTGGAGACCGCGCTGGTCCCGCTCGGGGTCAAGACCGCCGAGCGGCGCCGCCTCGCCGCCGAGGCGCTGGACTCCGTCGGCCTCGGTGAGCGCCTCGCCCATCTGCCGTCCGAGCTCTCCGGCGGCCAGCAGCAGCGCGTCGCCATCGCACGGGCCCTGGTCAAGCGGCCCAAGGTACTGCTCGCCGACGAACCCACCGGCAACCTCGACGAGTCGATGCGCGACGAGATCGTCGACCTGCTCGAAGGCCTCTGGAAGGAGCACGGCCTGACCTTCGTCATGGTCACCCACGACAGCGCCGTCGCCCGGCGCGCCCCGCGCCTGGCGACCCTCCGCAAGGGTCGGATCACCCTCAAGGAGAACGCGTCGGCGGACAGGTCCTGA
- a CDS encoding M23 family metallopeptidase: MSAAPTRTDADDRPRESEDTMELRTPDFTDETAGTGCDCAGCAAARTAARAERGGGAAALRGVRCAVVATVGAVALAGTGAGTAAAEPAPSHAGWDGSRYWFKNEAGQWRWTSHHATYAKRTGETAAMARQQPRRAGGEPVFRGRQGWDATDRVYWFRSGGHWYWTGHKEKYEQRTGSKGGGSTGGSAGGPSKGGSRGWQAPVSSYVFTGSYGERGSWSKGYHTGQDFAVPTGTTVRSVGPGRVVHAGYNRSYGNEVVIRHADGRYTQYAHLSLVDVSPGQSVSAGQRIARSGATGRVTGPHLHFEVRTTPYFGSDVNPLAYLRAHGVRV; this comes from the coding sequence ATGAGCGCCGCGCCCACCCGTACCGACGCCGACGACCGCCCCCGAGAGAGCGAGGACACCATGGAACTGCGGACCCCCGACTTCACGGACGAGACGGCCGGGACGGGGTGCGACTGCGCGGGCTGCGCGGCGGCCCGCACGGCCGCCCGCGCCGAGCGCGGCGGCGGAGCCGCGGCCCTGCGCGGAGTGCGCTGCGCGGTCGTCGCGACGGTCGGCGCGGTGGCCCTCGCGGGCACCGGCGCGGGCACGGCGGCGGCCGAACCCGCCCCGTCGCACGCGGGATGGGACGGCTCGCGCTACTGGTTCAAGAACGAGGCCGGCCAGTGGCGCTGGACGAGCCACCACGCCACGTACGCGAAGCGCACGGGCGAGACGGCGGCGATGGCGCGGCAGCAGCCGCGGCGCGCCGGCGGGGAGCCGGTCTTCCGGGGGCGGCAGGGCTGGGACGCGACGGACCGGGTGTACTGGTTCCGGAGCGGCGGCCACTGGTACTGGACCGGCCACAAGGAGAAGTACGAGCAGCGCACCGGCTCCAAGGGCGGCGGCTCGACGGGCGGTTCGGCGGGCGGTCCGTCGAAGGGCGGCTCTCGGGGCTGGCAGGCGCCCGTCTCCTCGTACGTCTTCACCGGCTCCTACGGGGAGCGCGGTTCCTGGTCGAAGGGCTATCACACGGGCCAGGACTTCGCGGTGCCGACCGGCACCACGGTCCGTTCGGTCGGCCCGGGCCGGGTGGTGCACGCCGGGTACAACCGGAGCTACGGCAACGAGGTGGTGATCCGGCACGCGGACGGGCGCTACACCCAGTACGCCCACCTCTCCCTTGTCGACGTGTCCCCCGGCCAGAGCGTGTCGGCCGGTCAGCGCATCGCGCGCTCCGGGGCGACGGGCCGGGTGACGGGTCCGCACCTGCACTTCGAGGTGCGGACCACGCCGTACTTCGGCTCGGACGTCAACCCGCTGGCCTACCTGCGCGCGCACGGGGTGCGCGTGTAG
- a CDS encoding WGR domain-containing protein: MTTKTYLELSQDGGGAHKFYEVTVTGTVVSVRYGRIGAAGQTQTSTFATVEKAQAAAAKKIGEKVRKGYAPAVQGQRAARAVSRRAVSSAPSTARAVAPVLWRFRTGSAAFGIHVDDERCWVGNQAGEVFTLGHTGEVQARFSLPDGVKCLVADDFWIYAGCDDGRVYDLSSKLPFAAYDIAADVDIFWLDIHEGVLDVADRSGRLTVIDHEDEHQWSRSGPGEHAWMVRADADGVYYGDSRGVTAYAPDGGGELWHTPAEGGVLFGWQEDTAVYAGTARRKVHRLAKKDGRTEAVYGCDSPVYSCATSPGGRFVFAGDNASSVYCFAEDGTRLWKLGTGGGSALSMQYRDERLYLVTTDGSLLCVDASEAAIAAAQQGTVPVAQDIKLAAALPTYAPATTVAAVDAVRAAPAGTVVVECVMEGGRTRVHVVTEGYETGWNVQFPRAIREPGARYVVDALHPASGGFYRVRGDIRRLL, encoded by the coding sequence ATGACGACGAAGACCTATCTGGAGCTGTCCCAGGACGGCGGCGGCGCGCACAAGTTCTACGAAGTGACGGTCACCGGCACGGTGGTGTCGGTCCGTTACGGACGCATCGGCGCGGCCGGTCAGACGCAGACCTCGACCTTCGCCACCGTCGAGAAGGCGCAGGCCGCGGCGGCGAAGAAGATAGGCGAGAAGGTCCGCAAGGGGTACGCGCCGGCGGTCCAGGGACAGCGCGCGGCCCGCGCGGTCAGCCGGCGCGCGGTCAGCTCCGCGCCCTCCACCGCCCGCGCCGTCGCCCCCGTCCTGTGGCGCTTCCGCACCGGCTCCGCCGCCTTCGGCATCCACGTGGACGACGAGCGCTGCTGGGTGGGCAACCAGGCGGGAGAGGTCTTCACCCTCGGCCACACCGGCGAGGTCCAGGCCCGCTTCAGCCTCCCGGACGGCGTCAAGTGCCTGGTCGCCGACGACTTCTGGATCTACGCGGGCTGCGACGACGGCCGGGTCTACGACCTGTCGTCCAAGCTGCCCTTCGCCGCCTACGACATCGCGGCCGACGTCGACATCTTCTGGCTCGACATCCACGAGGGCGTCCTCGACGTCGCCGACCGCTCCGGCCGGCTCACCGTCATCGACCACGAGGACGAGCACCAGTGGTCCCGCTCCGGGCCCGGCGAGCACGCCTGGATGGTGCGCGCCGACGCCGACGGCGTCTACTACGGCGACAGCCGCGGCGTGACGGCCTACGCCCCCGACGGCGGCGGCGAGCTGTGGCACACCCCCGCCGAGGGCGGGGTGCTCTTCGGCTGGCAGGAGGACACCGCCGTGTACGCGGGCACCGCGCGCCGCAAGGTCCACCGGCTCGCCAAGAAGGACGGGCGCACCGAGGCGGTCTACGGCTGCGACAGCCCGGTGTACTCGTGCGCCACCTCGCCCGGCGGCCGGTTCGTCTTCGCCGGGGACAACGCGTCCTCCGTCTACTGCTTCGCCGAGGACGGCACCCGGCTGTGGAAGCTGGGCACCGGCGGCGGTTCGGCCCTCTCGATGCAGTACCGCGACGAGCGCCTCTACCTGGTGACCACGGACGGCTCGCTGCTCTGCGTGGACGCGAGCGAGGCGGCCATCGCCGCCGCCCAGCAGGGCACCGTCCCCGTCGCCCAGGACATCAAGCTGGCCGCGGCCCTGCCCACGTACGCCCCGGCGACCACCGTCGCCGCCGTCGACGCGGTCCGCGCCGCGCCCGCCGGCACGGTCGTCGTGGAATGCGTCATGGAGGGCGGCAGGACCCGGGTCCACGTCGTCACCGAGGGGTACGAGACCGGGTGGAACGTGCAGTTCCCGCGCGCCATCCGGGAGCCCGGCGCCCGCTACGTCGTCGACGCCCTGCACCCTGCCTCGGGCGGCTTCTACCGGGTCCGCGGCGACATCCGGCGGCTGCTGTGA